The following DNA comes from Leifsonia sp. 1010.
CTTCGCCTCCTCCCGCTCGGCCGGCACGACGCTGCCGTTCAAGGGCCAGGAGATCACGGTCGAGGATGTCGCGACCGCCGACGTCTCCGGCATCGACATCGCCCTGTTCTCGGCGGGTGCCACGGGCTCCAAGGCGCACGCCCCCCGGTTCGCCGAGGCGGGCGCCATCGTGATCGACAACTCGAGCGGCTGGCGCATGGACCCGGACGTCCCGCTCGTCGTCTCGGAGGTCAATCCCGACGCCATCGCCGACGCGCGCAAGGGCATCATCGCGAACCCGAACTGCACGACCATGGCGGCCATGCCGGTTCTGAAGCCGCTGCACGACGAGGCCGGCCTGTCGCGCCTCGTGGTCAGCACCTACCAGGCAGTCTCGGGCTCCGGTCTCGCCGGTGCCGAGGAGCTCGCCGAGCAGGCGCGTGCCGCGATCGCCGACGAGCACCTGCTCGACCTGGTGCACGACGGCTCGGCGGTGACGCTGCCCGAGCCGGTCAAGTACGTCCGTCCGATCGCGTTCGACGTCATCCCGCTGGCCGGCTCCATCGTCGACGACGGGTTCAATGAGACCGACGAGGAGAAGAAGCTGCGCAACGAGTCGCGCAAGATCCTCGACCTGCCGGGTCTCCTCGTGAGCGGCACCTGCGTGCGCGTCCCCGTGTTCACCGGTCACTCGCTCTCCATCAACGCCGAGTTCGAGAAGCCGATCAGCCCCGAGCGCGTCGCCGAACTGCTGGCCGACGCCCCCGGCGTTCAGCTGACGGATGTCCCGACCCCGCTGCAGGCCGCAGGGAGCGACCCCAGCTTCGTCGGCCGCATCCGCGCGGACGAGGGTGCGCCGGAAGGCCGCGGCATCGCGCTGTTCATCAGCAACGACAACCTGCGGAAGGGCGCAGCGCTCAACGCGGTGCAGATCGCCGAGCTGGTGGCCGAGCGCCTGACGAATCCCGTCACCGCCTGATCGACTCGGGCCGTTCGCCGGGTGAGCGCAGTTATCTCGATATCGAGATAACTGCGCGGCCGCGGACCGCGTCTGCTCGCGCGGGCGGTCCGGTCGTCGCCGCATCATAGGATTGACGGGTGAGCAATTCTCCCATCGACGTCGTCCTGATCGGCGGCGGCATCATGAGTGCGACGCTGGGGGCCATGATCCAGCGTGTCCAGCCCGACTGGAGCATCCGCATCTACGAGCGCCTGGGCGAAGTGGCCCAGGAGTCGTCGAACCCGTGGAACAACGCCGGCACCGGCCACGCCGCCCTGTGCGAGCTCAACTACATGCCCGAGGCCTCCGACGGCACCGTCGACCCCGCCAAGGCGATCAGCATCAACGAGCAGTTCCAGCTCAGCCGGCAGTTCTGGGCGAGCCTCGTGGCCGCCGGCGATCTCCCCGAGCCGCACACCTTCATCAACTCCACGCCGCACATGACCTTCGTGCGCGGCCGTGACAACGTGCGCTACCTCCGGAAGCGCTACGAGGCGCTGAAGGACCAGCCGCTGTTCGCGGGGATGGAGTACTCCGAAGACCCCGCGGTCATCGGCGAGTGGACCCCGCTGCTGACCAAGAAGCGCAACGCGAAGCAGCGCATCGCCGCGACCCGGCAGACCTCCGGCACCGACGTCGACTTCGGTGCCCTGACGCGTGCGCTCATCGACAACCTGATCGAGAACGGTGCAGAGCTCGCTCTCAATCACACCGTCCGCAGTATCAAGCGCACCAAGGACGGCCTCTGGCGGCTCAACGTCAAGCACGAGGTCGGCAACACCCCTCACATTGCGACCGCACGGTTCGTCTTCGTCGGCGCGGGCGGCGGTGCGCTGCACCTGCTGCAGAAGTCCGGCATCCCCGAGATCAAGGGCTTCGGCGGGTTCCCGATCTCGGGTCAGTTCCTGCGGACTACGAACCCGAAGCTGGTCGCGCAGCACCAGGCGAAGGTCTACGGCAAGGCCGCCGTCGGCGCCCCGCCGATGTCGGTGCCGCACCTCGACACCCGTGTCGTCGACGGCCAGGCGTCGCTGCTGTTCGGTCCTTACGCCGGATTCAGCCCGAAGTTCCTGAAGACGGGCTCGTGGTTCGACCTTCCCGGCTCCGTCCGCCCCGGCAACATCGGCCCGATGCTGGCCGTCGCCCGCGACAACTTCGACCTCATCAAGTACCTCGTCGGCGAGCTGCTCGCCAACCGCGCGAAGAAGCTGAAGGCGCTGCAGGAGTTCATGCCGACGGCGAAGATGGAGGACTGGGAGCTGATCACCGCGGGCCAGCGCGTACAGGTGATGAAGAAGGATGCCAAGAAGGGCGGGGTCCTCCAGTTCGGCACCGAGGTGGTCGCGGCGGAGGACGGCTCGATCGCCGGCCTCCTCGGAGCCTCGCCGGGCGCATCCACCGCCGTCCCGATCATGGTGGACCTGCTGAAGCACTGCTTCCCCGACCGTTTCGGCGACTGGCTTCCGACGCTGAAGGAGCTCATCCCGACGGTCGGCACGACGCTGAACGACCGCCCGGACGAGGCCAAGCGGGTGCTCGACACGACGGCGGAGACCCTGCAGCTGCAGCAATAGTCCTCTGGACGCGTCTTCTGGACGCATCCTCTGGACAACGGCGTGGACGACCTGTTATGGTCGTCCACGCTATGAAGTGAGAACCTCCTGACGTCCCGCGCCTGAGGCGCCGTCGATGTGAGTGAGGACCCTTCGGTCGCTGCGCTGCCCGGTCAGGCACCTGGGCGCTCCGGCGCCACTCACGACGGAGATCGCCCGGCGGGAAACCGCTCCTCGTGGAGCGCCCGGAAAGGCGGTTCCCCATGCCAACGATCACTCTCACCCCGCTTCGCGCTGAGGGCGTCTCGGTCGCCTACGGCGATCGTCGCGTGCTCACCGACGTCTCCATCACGGTCGGACCCGGCACCCGGCTCGGCCTCATCGGCGAGAACGGCGCGGGCAAATCCACTCTGCTGCGGGTCCTGGCCGGCGCCGAGGCGCCCGACGCGGGCTTGCTCACACGGCCGGAACGGACCGGCTTCCTCTGGCAGGAGGTGCAGTTCGAGCCTGGCGACACCCTCGCGGCGGTGATCGAGCACGCGCTCGCCGACGTTCGTGCGATCGAGCGTGAACTCGAGGAGGCGGCCTCTGCGCTCGGCTCCGGCGATCCGGCCTCAGACGCGCGTTATGACGCCGCCCTCGCGGCGGCCGAGCGCGCCGAGATCTGGACCGTCGATGCCCGCCGCGACGAGCTGCTCGACGGACTCGGTGTCGGCGGCATCCCGCTGTCGCGGACATTGAGCGAGGTGTCCGGCGGTCAGCGCAGCCGGTTCGCGCTCGCCGCTCTGCTCCTCGCCCGCCCGGAGGCCCTTCTGCTCGACGAGCCGACGAATCACCTGGACGACGAGGCGGCGTCCTTCCTGGAGCGACAGCTGCGGGGGTGGGCGGGACCCGTCGTGTTCGCCAGCCACGACCGCGCGTTCCTCGACGCGGCGGCCACCAGCCTGCTCGACCTCGACCCCGCGCGCTCGGGCACCACGGTGTTCGGCGGCGGATACAGCGCGTACCTGGCAGAGAAGGAGGCGGAGCGCGCGCGATGGGAGAAGCAGTACGCAGACGAGCAGCACGAGCTCAAGGAACTCGAGCGCGCCGTTGACGTGACCGCGCGATCCATCGCCTGGTCCGGAAAGGTGCGCGACAACGACAAGTTCGCCAAGGCGTTCAAGGGCAACGCCCTCGACCGGCAGATCAGCCGGCGCATCCGCAACGCGGACGGACGGCTGGAGGAACTGCGCGTCGGTCAGGTGCGCAAGCCGCCGGCTCGCCTGGAGTTCGCGGGCATCCCGTCCGGGTTCCAGGTGCTCGGCGACGGGTCGGGGCTGCTGGTCCAGGCGCGCCAGGTGCGCGTCCCGGGCCGCCTCCAGGTCGACGAGTTCGCCGTCGGGCCGTCCAGCCGCATCCTCGTCACGGGCGCGAACGGGGCGGGCAAATCGACGCTGCTGTCCGTGCTCGCCGGTCGCCTCGAACCAACGAGTGGTGCCGTTCAGCGTCGGCGCGGGCTCCGCGTCGGACTGCTGGAGCAGGATGTGCGGTTCGCCGACCTGGCGCTCTCGCCGCGCCGGATCTACGAGGCGACGGTGGGGGAGCGGAGGGCGGAGGCCGTGCCGCTCACTTCGCTCGGGCTCGTCGCCCCGCGCGACGCCGACCGGCCGGTCGGCGCGCTGTCCATCGGTCAGCAGCGCCGGCTCGCGCTGGCCCTGATCCTCGCCCGCCCGCCGCACGTGTTCCTGCTCGACGAGCCGACCAACCACCTCTCCCTGGCGCTCGCGACGGAACTGGAGGATGCGTTGGGCGCCTACCCGGGCGCGGTCGTGGTCGCGAGCCACGACCGCTGGCTCCGCTCCGGGTGGAAGGGGGAGACGGTGCACCTTGCTTAAGATTCGAACATATGTTCGAATAGAGGCATGCGCTGGAGTGGTCAGGAGTTGTCGGTCGATGAGCCGTCCGCCCTGCCCGGGCTTGCGCGGCTGAACAATCTGGTGCGCTCCGTGCGCACCCCCGACTTCGCCGGCATCACGTTCCACGAGGTGCTGGCGAAGTCGGCGCTCAACCGCATCCCGGGTGGCGGAGGGCCGATGCCGTTCGGGTGGACGATCAATCCGTACCGGGGGTGCTCGCACGCCTGCGTGTATTGCTTCGCGCGGCCGACGCACACCTACCTCGACCTCGACTCCGGCAAAGACTTCGACAACGAGATCATCGTCAAGGTGAACGTGGCCGATGTGCTGCGCAAGGAGCTCGCCAAGCCCAGCTGGGGCCATCATCCGGTCGCACTGGGCACCAACACCGATCCGTACCAGCGGGCGGAGGGCCGGTACGGGTTGATGCCCGGAATCATCGACGCGCTGGCCGACTCGGGCACGCCGTTCAGCATCCTCACGAAGGGGTCACTGCTGCGGCGCGATCTCGACCGGCTGGTCGAGGCGAACAAGCGGGTGCCTGTTGATCTCGCCATGTCGATCGCGGTCTACGACGACGACCTGCAGCAGTCGGTCGAGCCCGGCACTCCGACGACCAAGGCTCGACTCGCGACGGTCACAGCGGTGCGCGAGCACGGCCTCGACTGCGGCGTCTTCCTGATGCCGATCATCCCGTACCTCACCGATACTCGCGCGCACCTCGACGAGGCGCTGCGGCAGGCGAAGGAGGCGGGCGCAACCTCCGTTCTCTATTCGGCGCTTCACCTGAAGCCGGGCGTCAAGGAGTGGTTCTACCTGTGGCTCGGGCGCGAGCATCCCGAGCTGCTCCCGCAGTACCGGCGCATGTACGGGCGTGGAACTTATGCGCCGCAGGAGTATCGCCGATGGCTCGCCGGGCGGATCAAGCCGCTGATCCGAGCGCATGGTCTGGAGCGCGGTCGCGAAGATCCGATGACCGGCGGTGTCCGCTCCAGTGCGCTCGGGATGCTGCGTGACGACGAGGGGGAGCGGCAGCTGGTGGGGTCTGCTGTGCGTGCCACGGGGTCCGCCTCGGCGGGATCCGCGCCGCGCTCTGCCGGATCGGCCGCGTCGCAGGGAGAGGCGCCGGACGCGGCGTCGATCGTGAGTGCATCCCTGACCGGATTGGGGGTTCAGCCGACCCTGTTCTGAGAGTGGTCCTCTCCGAGTCAACTCCACAGCGACATCGTGCGGTCGCGATGTCCGGACGCGCGTCGATCGGGGTACGAGCGGCCGGGGTACACAGAGTCCGCGTCGGATGCCATAATCCGGGAGGGACCGAGGAGTGCTCGGGTCCGGAAGGGACGACGACGTGTCGCTCGGTCTGCCCAGCCATCTGGCACGACCTGCGAACTCGCGCGCCCTCGCCACAGCAGCCCGCTGGGCCGGCCTGATCTGCCTCGCCGCCGCCGTCGTGAACGTCGGCACCGCGAGCCTGGTGGACGGCAACGTGACCTCCTGGGTGACACTGCTCGTGCTGATGCCGATGGTCGCCCTGCTGCTGGCGCTGGCCCGCGGCCGAACGGCGGGTCTCACGATCGCGTACCTCCTCGTCGGCACCGTCTGCACGTACTTCTACGTCGTCGCCCTGTTCACCAGCACGCCGGCATACACCGACACCAATCTCTTCGTGGTCGCTCTGCCGGTGGTCGCGATGACGCTCGTCGGCGGAACGGGCACGGGGGCGCTCGCGGGAATCCTGTGGGCGACTCTCGGCTTCGCCCTCGCCGAGGCGGCCGTGATCCTCGGTGCTGCGACGACCGGGCGTGCGTACATTCCCGACGCCATCTCACTCGGGGCGTACCTCCTCCTGGTCGGCGTGCTCACCTATGACGGACTGACCCGGGGAACACGGTCACGTGCGCAGGCGGCCCTGC
Coding sequences within:
- a CDS encoding aspartate-semialdehyde dehydrogenase, whose amino-acid sequence is MTEFTDFDSNGVRLAVVGATGQVGGVMRRLLEERAFPVKSIRFFASSRSAGTTLPFKGQEITVEDVATADVSGIDIALFSAGATGSKAHAPRFAEAGAIVIDNSSGWRMDPDVPLVVSEVNPDAIADARKGIIANPNCTTMAAMPVLKPLHDEAGLSRLVVSTYQAVSGSGLAGAEELAEQARAAIADEHLLDLVHDGSAVTLPEPVKYVRPIAFDVIPLAGSIVDDGFNETDEEKKLRNESRKILDLPGLLVSGTCVRVPVFTGHSLSINAEFEKPISPERVAELLADAPGVQLTDVPTPLQAAGSDPSFVGRIRADEGAPEGRGIALFISNDNLRKGAALNAVQIAELVAERLTNPVTA
- a CDS encoding malate:quinone oxidoreductase; amino-acid sequence: MSNSPIDVVLIGGGIMSATLGAMIQRVQPDWSIRIYERLGEVAQESSNPWNNAGTGHAALCELNYMPEASDGTVDPAKAISINEQFQLSRQFWASLVAAGDLPEPHTFINSTPHMTFVRGRDNVRYLRKRYEALKDQPLFAGMEYSEDPAVIGEWTPLLTKKRNAKQRIAATRQTSGTDVDFGALTRALIDNLIENGAELALNHTVRSIKRTKDGLWRLNVKHEVGNTPHIATARFVFVGAGGGALHLLQKSGIPEIKGFGGFPISGQFLRTTNPKLVAQHQAKVYGKAAVGAPPMSVPHLDTRVVDGQASLLFGPYAGFSPKFLKTGSWFDLPGSVRPGNIGPMLAVARDNFDLIKYLVGELLANRAKKLKALQEFMPTAKMEDWELITAGQRVQVMKKDAKKGGVLQFGTEVVAAEDGSIAGLLGASPGASTAVPIMVDLLKHCFPDRFGDWLPTLKELIPTVGTTLNDRPDEAKRVLDTTAETLQLQQ
- a CDS encoding ABC-F family ATP-binding cassette domain-containing protein, whose product is MPTITLTPLRAEGVSVAYGDRRVLTDVSITVGPGTRLGLIGENGAGKSTLLRVLAGAEAPDAGLLTRPERTGFLWQEVQFEPGDTLAAVIEHALADVRAIERELEEAASALGSGDPASDARYDAALAAAERAEIWTVDARRDELLDGLGVGGIPLSRTLSEVSGGQRSRFALAALLLARPEALLLDEPTNHLDDEAASFLERQLRGWAGPVVFASHDRAFLDAAATSLLDLDPARSGTTVFGGGYSAYLAEKEAERARWEKQYADEQHELKELERAVDVTARSIAWSGKVRDNDKFAKAFKGNALDRQISRRIRNADGRLEELRVGQVRKPPARLEFAGIPSGFQVLGDGSGLLVQARQVRVPGRLQVDEFAVGPSSRILVTGANGAGKSTLLSVLAGRLEPTSGAVQRRRGLRVGLLEQDVRFADLALSPRRIYEATVGERRAEAVPLTSLGLVAPRDADRPVGALSIGQQRRLALALILARPPHVFLLDEPTNHLSLALATELEDALGAYPGAVVVASHDRWLRSGWKGETVHLA
- a CDS encoding Rv2578c family radical SAM protein — protein: MRWSGQELSVDEPSALPGLARLNNLVRSVRTPDFAGITFHEVLAKSALNRIPGGGGPMPFGWTINPYRGCSHACVYCFARPTHTYLDLDSGKDFDNEIIVKVNVADVLRKELAKPSWGHHPVALGTNTDPYQRAEGRYGLMPGIIDALADSGTPFSILTKGSLLRRDLDRLVEANKRVPVDLAMSIAVYDDDLQQSVEPGTPTTKARLATVTAVREHGLDCGVFLMPIIPYLTDTRAHLDEALRQAKEAGATSVLYSALHLKPGVKEWFYLWLGREHPELLPQYRRMYGRGTYAPQEYRRWLAGRIKPLIRAHGLERGREDPMTGGVRSSALGMLRDDEGERQLVGSAVRATGSASAGSAPRSAGSAASQGEAPDAASIVSASLTGLGVQPTLF